In Rouxiella sp. WC2420, the following proteins share a genomic window:
- the eat gene encoding ethanolamine permease, producing MQKTKVAPVLKRTLGSFHLWGIAVGLVISGEYFGWSYGWAQAGTLGFLITALVIAAMYCAFIFSFTELTTSIPHAGGPFAYAYRAFGPTGGFVAGFATLVEFVFAPPAIAMAIGAYLNVQFPSIDPKWVAVGAYIVFMGLNIIGVSIAATFELLVTLLAIFELLVFMGVVAPGFSMANFTHGGWAGSDSFSPAAFSGIFAAIPFAIWFFLAIEGASMAAEEAKDPQKTIPKAFIGGILTLTVLALGVMLFAGGVGDWSKLANINDPLPQAMKLIVGNNSGWLHMLVWLGLFGLIASFHGIIMGYSRQIFALARAGYLPKKLATVNARFQTPHLGIIAGGVVGIAAIFSDQLIVIGGQPLTANIVTMSVFGAIVMYIISMAALFKLRRSEPKLIRPFRAPFYPFAPALALVLAVVCLGAMIYYNTLLFMIFAAMMLLAYAWFRLTHQARSDADHDPQLGGLKPAPVKSAK from the coding sequence ATGCAGAAAACAAAAGTTGCACCGGTGTTAAAACGCACATTAGGCAGTTTCCATTTATGGGGCATCGCCGTTGGATTAGTTATCTCCGGTGAGTATTTCGGCTGGAGCTATGGCTGGGCGCAAGCTGGAACCCTGGGGTTTCTGATCACCGCTTTAGTGATTGCTGCCATGTATTGCGCATTTATTTTTAGCTTCACTGAGCTGACCACCTCAATTCCTCATGCAGGCGGCCCGTTTGCCTATGCGTATCGCGCATTTGGGCCAACCGGAGGCTTTGTCGCCGGATTCGCCACTCTGGTTGAGTTTGTTTTTGCTCCCCCAGCCATTGCGATGGCAATCGGTGCTTATCTCAACGTTCAGTTTCCCTCTATCGACCCCAAATGGGTGGCAGTTGGGGCCTATATCGTGTTTATGGGGCTAAATATAATCGGTGTCAGCATTGCCGCTACCTTTGAGCTGCTGGTCACGCTGCTGGCTATTTTCGAACTGTTAGTCTTTATGGGCGTCGTCGCGCCCGGTTTTAGTATGGCTAACTTTACACACGGCGGTTGGGCGGGCAGCGACAGCTTCAGTCCGGCGGCATTCTCTGGCATTTTTGCCGCCATCCCATTTGCTATCTGGTTCTTTTTGGCAATCGAGGGTGCATCGATGGCCGCTGAGGAGGCGAAAGACCCGCAAAAAACCATTCCAAAAGCCTTTATCGGCGGCATTTTGACCCTAACCGTATTAGCGCTGGGCGTGATGCTGTTTGCCGGGGGCGTGGGCGACTGGAGCAAGCTGGCAAACATCAATGACCCTTTGCCCCAAGCGATGAAACTGATTGTTGGCAATAACAGCGGCTGGCTGCACATGCTGGTATGGCTCGGGCTGTTCGGCCTGATCGCCTCGTTCCACGGCATTATCATGGGCTATTCTCGACAGATTTTTGCGCTGGCACGAGCCGGTTATTTGCCTAAAAAACTCGCCACAGTTAACGCGCGTTTCCAGACGCCGCATCTGGGGATTATCGCTGGTGGTGTTGTAGGTATCGCGGCGATTTTTTCCGACCAGCTAATTGTCATCGGCGGGCAACCTTTGACCGCCAATATTGTGACCATGTCGGTATTCGGCGCGATTGTTATGTATATCATTTCAATGGCAGCGCTGTTTAAGCTACGCCGCAGCGAGCCTAAGCTGATACGTCCATTCCGTGCGCCGTTTTATCCTTTTGCACCGGCATTGGCGTTGGTGCTGGCGGTTGTTTGCCTCGGGGCGATGATTTACTACAACACCTTACTGTTTATGATTTTTGCCGCGATGATGCTGCTGGCCTACGCCTGGTTCAGGCTGACCCACCAGGCGCGCAGCGATGCCGATCACGACCCACAGCTTGGGGGATTAAAACCCGCGCCGGTGAAAAGTGCTAAATAA
- the cysK gene encoding cysteine synthase A, with the protein MSKIYDDNSLTIGHTPLVRLNRIGNGRILAKVESRNPSFSVKDRIGASMIWEAEKSGILTKDIELVEPTSGNTGIALAFVAAARGYKLTLTMPETMSVERRKLLKALGANLVLTEGAKGMKGAIAKAEEIQASDPKRYLILQQFSNPANPAIHEKTTGPEIWEDTDGAVDVLIAGVGTGGTITGTGRYLKSKKSSVKLVAVEPIDSPVITQTLAGQEVKPGPHKIQGIGAGFIPGNLDLELLDRVELISNDDSISYARRLMEEEGILAGISSGAAVAAAVKLLEDPEYADKTIVVILPSSGERYLSTALFADLFTEKELQQ; encoded by the coding sequence ATGAGCAAGATCTATGATGACAATTCATTAACAATCGGCCATACGCCGCTGGTTCGCCTGAATCGTATTGGCAATGGCCGTATACTGGCTAAAGTCGAGTCACGCAATCCAAGCTTCAGTGTAAAAGACCGTATTGGCGCAAGTATGATTTGGGAAGCCGAGAAAAGCGGCATTCTGACCAAGGACATCGAACTGGTTGAACCTACCAGCGGCAACACCGGTATTGCACTGGCCTTTGTAGCCGCCGCGCGCGGATACAAGCTGACCCTGACCATGCCTGAAACCATGAGCGTGGAACGCCGTAAGCTGCTGAAAGCTCTGGGTGCCAATCTGGTACTGACTGAAGGCGCAAAAGGCATGAAAGGCGCTATTGCCAAAGCTGAAGAAATTCAGGCCAGCGATCCTAAGCGTTACCTAATCCTGCAGCAGTTCAGCAACCCGGCCAACCCGGCAATCCACGAAAAAACGACTGGCCCTGAAATTTGGGAAGATACCGACGGCGCGGTTGACGTGCTGATCGCGGGCGTTGGTACGGGCGGAACGATTACCGGTACCGGTCGTTACCTGAAAAGCAAAAAAAGCAGCGTAAAACTGGTTGCCGTTGAGCCAATCGATTCACCGGTTATCACCCAAACGCTCGCAGGCCAGGAAGTGAAGCCGGGCCCGCACAAGATTCAGGGTATCGGTGCAGGTTTCATTCCAGGCAACCTGGACTTGGAGTTGCTGGACCGCGTCGAGCTGATTTCCAATGACGACTCCATCTCTTACGCACGTCGCCTGATGGAAGAAGAAGGCATTCTGGCCGGTATTTCTTCCGGTGCGGCCGTTGCTGCCGCGGTGAAACTTTTGGAGGATCCAGAGTACGCTGACAAGACTATCGTGGTGATTCTGCCTTCTTCCGGCGAACGCTATTTAAGTACCGCATTGTTTGCAGATTTGTTTACAGAAAAAGAATTGCAACAATAA
- the zipA gene encoding cell division protein ZipA, giving the protein MMQDLRLILIVVGAIAIIALLLHGLWTSRKERSSLFRDRPAKRVKKEREQTPSEDFVDGVGEVRVRASHSHDEPSMGSYDEAESFVPMHAEPKRASQAPVQPQPTQQQPAHQQPVQHAPQQRPVPPQAPVQQPLHDDPLLGGYSAAEPVNAPHHEAYAEPVAQPAREHTAPVPPAEIHADAAPAARAEPQPFAPAEPEPEPVKEKLKETVLVLHVAAHQGGVIGGEVLLQSVLQAGFQFGAMNIFHRHVSPAGSGPVLFSLANMVKPGSFDPENMSDFSTPGITLFMMVPCFGDAHQNFKLLLQSAQRIADDVGAVVWDDERRMITPQKLESYKARIREVLEATA; this is encoded by the coding sequence ATGATGCAGGACTTGCGTCTGATATTAATCGTTGTTGGTGCGATCGCCATAATAGCGTTGTTATTGCACGGTTTGTGGACCAGCCGTAAAGAACGCTCTTCGCTTTTTCGCGATCGTCCAGCTAAACGAGTGAAAAAAGAACGAGAGCAAACCCCGAGCGAAGATTTCGTTGATGGGGTGGGAGAAGTGCGCGTGCGTGCGTCCCACTCACATGACGAGCCGTCTATGGGTAGCTATGACGAAGCTGAAAGTTTTGTCCCGATGCACGCCGAACCCAAGCGCGCATCGCAGGCACCTGTGCAGCCTCAGCCTACTCAGCAGCAACCTGCGCATCAGCAGCCGGTTCAGCATGCGCCGCAGCAAAGACCCGTGCCTCCACAGGCGCCGGTTCAGCAGCCGCTGCATGACGATCCTCTGCTTGGCGGTTACTCCGCTGCCGAGCCGGTAAACGCACCGCATCACGAAGCATACGCCGAGCCTGTTGCTCAGCCTGCTCGTGAGCATACCGCGCCGGTGCCGCCAGCTGAAATTCATGCTGACGCTGCGCCAGCCGCTCGCGCCGAACCACAGCCTTTCGCACCTGCCGAGCCTGAGCCCGAGCCGGTGAAAGAGAAACTGAAAGAAACCGTTCTGGTGCTGCACGTTGCGGCTCATCAGGGTGGGGTAATTGGCGGAGAAGTACTGCTGCAAAGCGTGCTGCAGGCCGGTTTCCAGTTTGGTGCGATGAATATTTTCCATCGCCACGTCAGTCCTGCGGGCAGCGGTCCTGTGCTGTTCAGCCTGGCTAACATGGTGAAACCGGGATCATTCGACCCTGAGAATATGTCTGATTTCTCAACGCCGGGTATTACGCTGTTTATGATGGTGCCTTGCTTCGGCGATGCTCATCAGAATTTCAAACTGTTGCTCCAGTCTGCCCAGCGTATTGCTGACGACGTTGGTGCCGTAGTCTGGGATGACGAGCGTCGTATGATCACGCCGCAGAAACTTGAGTCCTACAAAGCGCGTATCCGCGAAGTGCTGGAAGCTACCGCCTAG
- the cysZ gene encoding sulfate transporter CysZ has protein sequence MPSSDVNGVHYFAQGWKLISLPGIRRFVVIPLLVNILLMGGAFWWLFTKMGQWIPALMNHVPAWLRWLDYLIWPIAVISVLLVFSFFFSTIANLIAAPFSGLLAEQLEARLTGKVIPDAGIWGIMKDLPRIMKREMQKLGYYIPRALLLLLLHFIPGVGQTLAPVLWFFFSAWMLAIQYCDYPFDNHKVSFADMRRSMGRHKVDNLQFGSLVSVFTLVPVLNLLILPVAVCGATAMWVDRYRHVHLPESGRR, from the coding sequence ATGCCGTCATCTGATGTCAATGGAGTGCATTATTTTGCCCAGGGTTGGAAGTTGATCTCTCTGCCCGGTATCCGCCGATTTGTGGTGATCCCGCTGCTGGTAAACATTTTACTGATGGGCGGCGCTTTTTGGTGGCTGTTCACCAAGATGGGTCAGTGGATCCCGGCCCTGATGAATCACGTGCCCGCATGGCTACGCTGGCTGGATTATTTGATTTGGCCGATAGCCGTGATTTCTGTGCTACTGGTGTTCAGCTTCTTCTTCAGCACGATTGCCAACCTGATTGCCGCACCTTTTAGTGGACTGCTGGCGGAACAGCTAGAAGCTCGCCTCACCGGCAAGGTTATTCCCGATGCCGGTATCTGGGGCATCATGAAAGACCTGCCGCGCATCATGAAACGCGAGATGCAGAAGCTCGGATACTACATTCCACGTGCGCTGCTACTGCTGCTACTGCATTTTATTCCCGGCGTCGGACAAACGCTGGCTCCGGTGTTATGGTTTTTCTTTAGCGCCTGGATGTTGGCGATTCAGTATTGCGACTACCCTTTCGATAACCACAAAGTCAGCTTCGCCGATATGCGCCGCTCGATGGGCCGCCATAAGGTCGATAACCTGCAGTTTGGTTCACTGGTCAGCGTGTTTACGCTGGTGCCAGTGCTCAATTTGCTGATATTGCCGGTAGCCGTTTGTGGTGCTACCGCAATGTGGGTTGACCGTTACCGCCATGTTCATTTGCCCGAATCAGGCAGGCGCTAA
- the ptsH gene encoding phosphocarrier protein Hpr yields the protein MFQQEVTITAPNGLHTRPAAQFVKEAKGFTSDITVTSNGKSASAKSLFKLQTLGLTQGTVVTLSAEGEDEQKAVEHLVKLMAELE from the coding sequence ATGTTCCAGCAAGAAGTTACTATTACTGCTCCAAATGGTCTGCATACTCGCCCTGCTGCACAATTTGTGAAAGAAGCAAAAGGTTTCACTTCAGACATTACCGTGACCTCTAACGGGAAAAGTGCCAGTGCTAAAAGCCTGTTTAAACTACAAACTTTGGGTCTGACTCAGGGTACTGTTGTTACCCTTTCCGCTGAAGGTGAAGACGAGCAGAAAGCCGTCGAACACTTGGTAAAACTGATGGCAGAGCTCGAATAA
- a CDS encoding nucleotidyltransferase family protein → MSQQQIFEWIKQDALRMRALHEAQKLGLEDWCLAAGFVRNLVWDRLHQRPDNSPLNDIDVVYFNSQDLSPETDRQYEKQLETLAPDLPWSVKNQARMHLKYSREPYTSTCDAMSYWVEIETAVGVRLNADNQLELVAPLGIDSLFTFTISANPKHGIPEVLQQRARDKRWTERWPQLAIKL, encoded by the coding sequence ATGAGTCAGCAGCAGATATTTGAATGGATTAAACAAGATGCGCTGCGCATGCGGGCACTGCATGAAGCACAAAAACTGGGCCTTGAAGACTGGTGCCTGGCGGCAGGATTTGTCCGTAACTTGGTGTGGGACCGCTTGCACCAGCGCCCCGATAATTCGCCGCTGAATGATATAGATGTCGTGTATTTTAATTCACAGGATTTAAGCCCTGAAACCGATCGCCAGTATGAGAAACAGCTCGAAACTCTCGCTCCCGACTTGCCTTGGTCGGTGAAGAATCAGGCCAGAATGCATTTGAAATACAGTCGCGAACCTTACACTTCGACCTGCGATGCTATGAGTTATTGGGTCGAAATCGAGACCGCCGTCGGCGTTCGTCTCAATGCTGACAATCAGTTGGAGCTGGTTGCGCCGCTAGGTATTGATAGCCTGTTTACTTTTACCATCAGCGCCAATCCAAAGCACGGCATCCCTGAGGTTTTGCAGCAGCGCGCGCGTGATAAACGCTGGACTGAGCGCTGGCCGCAGTTGGCAATCAAGCTTTGA
- a CDS encoding DUF3820 family protein, which produces MEKENLIEIANTVMPFGKYQGRVLIDLPEEYLLWFARKGEFPEGKLGMLMEMALAIKIEGLQDLLTPLRRGGGNPHSE; this is translated from the coding sequence ATGGAAAAAGAAAATTTAATTGAAATCGCCAACACTGTTATGCCGTTCGGCAAATATCAGGGCAGGGTACTGATCGATCTGCCGGAAGAGTATTTGTTATGGTTTGCTCGCAAGGGAGAATTCCCCGAGGGCAAGCTCGGCATGCTGATGGAAATGGCGCTGGCGATAAAAATTGAGGGGCTACAGGATTTACTGACACCCCTGAGGCGCGGCGGCGGCAACCCGCACAGCGAATAA
- the ligA gene encoding NAD-dependent DNA ligase LigA gives MATIQQQIDDLRTKLRHHEYQYHVLDAPEVPDAEYDRLMRDLRELEEKNPDLVTPDSPTQRVGAAPLSAFDQVRHQVPMLSLDNVFDEESFLAFYKRVKDRLKVSTELTFCCELKLDGLAVSLLYENGELVQAATRGDGTTGENITMNVRTIRAIPLRLTGDNIPARLEVRGEVFMPQPGFEALNEEARRTGGKVFANPRNAAAGSLRQLDPRITAKRPLTFFCYGVGALEGGTLPASHFQRLQQFKAWGLPVSERVKVCTGSSEVLAFYRQVEQDRVHLGFDIDGVVVKIDSLETQETLGFVARAPRWATAFKFPAQEQITLVKDVEFQVGRTGAITPVARLEPVLVAGVMVSNATLHNADEIERLGLRIGDTVIVRRAGDVIPQVVGVIEDQRPEDAREVVFPTQCPVCHSDVERVEGEAVARCTGGLFCGAQRKEALKHFVSRRALDVDGMGDKIIDQLVEKEYVKNPADLFRLTAGIMTGLDRMGPKSAQNLAAALEKSRDTTFARFLYALGIREVGEATAANLAAHYRTIDALREADVESLKKVQDVGDVVAKHVVNFLGEDHNKEVIDDLLNFVRWPAPQVIVAEEIDSPFAGKVLVLTGSLSILSRDEAKDRLTALGAKVTGSVSKKTDMVIAGEAAGSKLAKALELGIPVIDEEEMIRLLGDPQST, from the coding sequence ATGGCTACAATTCAACAACAAATAGACGATCTGCGCACCAAGCTGCGCCACCATGAATACCAGTATCACGTGCTGGATGCCCCCGAAGTTCCAGACGCCGAATATGACCGCCTGATGCGCGACCTGCGCGAACTCGAAGAAAAAAATCCCGATCTCGTTACTCCAGACTCTCCTACCCAACGTGTTGGCGCAGCGCCGCTTTCAGCTTTTGATCAGGTGCGCCATCAGGTACCCATGCTTTCGTTGGACAACGTGTTTGATGAAGAGAGCTTCCTGGCTTTCTATAAACGCGTCAAAGATCGTCTTAAAGTTTCTACCGAACTTACCTTCTGCTGCGAGCTGAAACTCGACGGGCTGGCGGTTAGCCTGCTGTACGAAAACGGTGAGCTGGTGCAGGCTGCGACGCGCGGCGATGGCACCACAGGTGAGAATATCACCATGAATGTGCGCACTATTCGGGCTATTCCGCTGCGTTTGACCGGTGACAATATTCCCGCTCGCCTTGAAGTTCGTGGCGAAGTATTTATGCCGCAGCCGGGGTTTGAAGCGCTAAACGAAGAGGCGCGACGTACCGGAGGTAAAGTGTTTGCCAATCCACGTAACGCCGCTGCCGGTTCACTGCGCCAGCTTGACCCGCGCATTACCGCCAAACGTCCTCTGACCTTCTTCTGCTACGGCGTTGGCGCGCTGGAGGGCGGCACACTGCCAGCCAGCCATTTCCAGCGTTTACAGCAGTTCAAGGCTTGGGGATTGCCAGTCAGCGAGCGGGTCAAAGTCTGTACCGGCAGCAGTGAGGTGTTGGCATTCTATCGTCAGGTTGAACAGGATCGCGTCCACCTCGGGTTTGATATCGACGGCGTAGTGGTAAAAATCGATTCGCTGGAAACGCAGGAAACGCTGGGCTTTGTGGCCCGAGCCCCGCGTTGGGCGACGGCGTTTAAATTCCCGGCGCAAGAGCAAATCACGCTGGTGAAAGACGTTGAATTTCAGGTCGGGCGCACAGGCGCGATAACCCCGGTTGCACGCCTGGAGCCGGTTTTGGTCGCAGGAGTCATGGTCAGCAATGCTACTTTGCACAACGCCGATGAGATTGAGCGGCTGGGATTGCGCATTGGCGACACGGTGATAGTACGCCGCGCCGGAGACGTTATTCCGCAGGTGGTTGGGGTGATTGAAGACCAGCGGCCTGAAGATGCGCGCGAAGTGGTATTCCCGACCCAATGCCCGGTATGCCATTCCGACGTCGAACGTGTCGAGGGCGAGGCTGTCGCGCGTTGCACTGGCGGACTCTTCTGTGGCGCACAGCGTAAAGAGGCGTTGAAGCATTTCGTTTCCCGTCGCGCGCTGGATGTTGACGGCATGGGCGATAAAATTATCGACCAGCTGGTGGAAAAAGAGTACGTCAAAAATCCGGCCGATTTATTCCGCTTAACAGCCGGGATCATGACCGGGCTGGATCGCATGGGGCCGAAGTCGGCGCAAAATCTGGCGGCGGCGTTGGAGAAATCCAGAGATACCACTTTTGCGCGTTTCCTTTACGCGCTGGGTATTCGTGAAGTCGGTGAAGCTACGGCGGCAAACCTGGCGGCGCACTACCGCACTATTGATGCATTGCGTGAAGCCGATGTTGAGTCCCTGAAAAAGGTGCAGGATGTCGGTGATGTGGTGGCCAAACATGTTGTCAATTTTCTCGGCGAAGACCATAACAAAGAAGTGATCGACGATCTGCTTAACTTCGTGCGCTGGCCTGCGCCGCAGGTGATTGTGGCTGAAGAAATTGACAGCCCGTTTGCCGGCAAGGTGCTGGTACTGACCGGTTCGCTATCGATTCTTTCGCGCGACGAAGCCAAAGACCGCCTGACGGCACTTGGCGCGAAGGTGACTGGCAGTGTGTCGAAGAAAACCGACATGGTGATCGCCGGTGAGGCCGCGGGATCCAAGCTGGCCAAAGCGTTGGAACTGGGTATTCCGGTGATCGACGAAGAGGAAATGATCCGCCTCTTAGGCGATCCCCAAAGTACTTGA
- a CDS encoding bile acid:sodium symporter family protein has translation MRFLPDTFTLMLVATVLLATFVPARGIYITAFNDLTIFAIGLLFFMHGAKLSRAAILEGSNNWRLHLWVMFSTFILFPILGLLFQWWHPVDVSPQIYSGFLYLCVLPATVQSAIAFTSMAGGNVAAAVCSASASSLLGIFVSPLLVSVLMHVQGDTGNGLEQMWHIILQLLVPFLAGHLLRPVIGKFVDKHKKMIGKTDRTSILLVVYTAFSEAVTQGIWHKVGLGTFAFIVIVCIILVAIVIIFNTYMARWMGFSKPDEITIVFCGSKKSLANGIPLANILFPVSAIGMMVLPLMIFHQVQLMICAVLAKRYHNKQLKLQNDEAQQAEGGARVQAKLN, from the coding sequence CTGCGTTTTTTGCCTGATACCTTTACCCTGATGTTGGTCGCTACCGTTTTGCTGGCGACGTTCGTCCCGGCACGAGGTATTTATATCACTGCCTTCAATGACCTGACGATTTTCGCCATCGGCCTGCTGTTCTTTATGCACGGCGCCAAGCTATCGCGCGCGGCGATCCTTGAAGGCAGTAACAACTGGCGTCTGCATCTTTGGGTGATGTTCAGCACCTTTATTTTGTTCCCAATTCTGGGCCTGCTTTTCCAATGGTGGCATCCGGTTGACGTCAGCCCGCAGATATATTCTGGCTTCCTGTACCTCTGTGTCTTGCCCGCGACGGTTCAGTCTGCAATCGCCTTTACCTCGATGGCCGGGGGCAATGTGGCGGCAGCGGTGTGCAGCGCATCGGCTTCAAGCCTGTTGGGGATTTTCGTTTCGCCTCTGCTGGTCAGCGTATTGATGCACGTTCAGGGCGACACAGGAAACGGCCTGGAGCAGATGTGGCACATCATCCTGCAACTGCTGGTCCCTTTCCTGGCGGGTCACCTGCTGCGTCCGGTTATTGGCAAATTCGTGGATAAACACAAGAAGATGATCGGCAAAACCGATAGAACCTCGATTTTGCTGGTGGTTTACACTGCGTTCAGCGAAGCGGTCACTCAGGGTATCTGGCATAAAGTTGGGCTGGGTACCTTCGCGTTTATCGTGATCGTCTGCATCATTTTGGTGGCGATTGTCATCATCTTTAACACCTACATGGCGCGCTGGATGGGCTTCTCGAAACCAGATGAAATCACCATCGTGTTCTGCGGTTCAAAGAAAAGCCTGGCTAACGGTATTCCGCTGGCAAATATTCTGTTCCCGGTGAGTGCGATTGGCATGATGGTGCTGCCGCTGATGATTTTCCATCAGGTACAGCTGATGATCTGCGCCGTGCTGGCAAAGCGCTATCACAATAAGCAGCTGAAGTTGCAAAACGATGAAGCACAGCAGGCTGAAGGTGGCGCGAGAGTTCAGGCTAAATTGAATTAA
- a CDS encoding LysR family transcriptional regulator, with translation MNYSLKQLKVFIAVARYGSFSRTGEVIGLSQSGISHSIKELESEMGVRLLDRTTREVALTDAGRRLANRVEPLLDELHAMLLDTRSFGTEQNGRVRIASSQTISAHLMPQCIASSADIFPDIQILLRDQSQQLVLNSVRNAEVDFGIVIDPGYSNDLDTEVILHEPFLLLCHQDNPFAAMEAVPWTSLNNARLVLQDYSSGSRQLIDKALADFSVKTHVVQEIGHPATLFPMVEAGIGISVLPALALPLPSGSKLVIRPLVPEVNRALMLVKRKNRSLTPAALAIWEVVKQQAQLLTEKRKVFGLDFKA, from the coding sequence ATGAATTATTCTCTCAAGCAACTCAAGGTTTTTATCGCCGTGGCGCGTTATGGCAGCTTTAGCCGTACCGGCGAGGTGATAGGCCTCAGCCAGTCAGGTATAAGTCATAGTATCAAAGAGCTGGAGAGTGAGATGGGCGTGCGGCTGCTCGACCGAACTACCCGTGAGGTGGCGCTAACCGATGCCGGACGTCGTCTCGCCAACCGTGTCGAACCCTTGCTGGATGAACTGCACGCAATGCTGCTCGATACCCGCAGCTTCGGCACAGAGCAAAATGGACGAGTGAGGATTGCTTCCAGCCAAACTATTTCAGCTCATCTGATGCCGCAGTGTATCGCCAGCAGCGCCGATATTTTCCCTGATATTCAGATTTTACTCAGGGATCAATCACAACAGCTGGTGCTGAACAGCGTGCGCAATGCCGAGGTGGATTTTGGCATCGTGATCGACCCCGGTTACAGCAACGATCTGGACACCGAGGTGATCCTGCACGAACCTTTCCTGCTGCTATGCCACCAAGACAACCCGTTTGCGGCGATGGAGGCGGTGCCGTGGACCAGTCTGAACAATGCGCGACTGGTCCTGCAAGACTATTCTTCCGGTAGCCGCCAGCTTATCGACAAGGCGCTGGCAGATTTCTCTGTAAAAACTCACGTCGTGCAGGAAATAGGTCATCCAGCGACACTGTTTCCGATGGTCGAAGCAGGTATCGGCATTAGCGTTCTGCCCGCGCTGGCGCTGCCCCTGCCTTCGGGCAGCAAGTTGGTGATCCGCCCTCTGGTGCCCGAGGTGAATCGAGCGTTGATGCTGGTGAAACGTAAAAATCGCTCATTGACGCCCGCCGCCCTGGCCATTTGGGAGGTCGTCAAACAGCAGGCGCAGCTTCTTACGGAGAAGCGCAAAGTTTTTGGATTGGATTTCAAAGCTTAA